One window from the genome of Actinoplanes teichomyceticus ATCC 31121 encodes:
- a CDS encoding glycosyltransferase family 2 protein, producing the protein MSVINRPAPAAVETDEVTVVVATRNRPDRLRETIPRHRAATIVVDNGSDQPLAVPGAEVVRLGENIGAAARNVGVERAGTPFVAFADDDSYWEPGALARAAEILRAHPRAALLTARVLIGPQGRLDPISAGMAEAPIGVPPGAAGPSVLGFLSCAVVVRRDAFRAAGGFQPRLFVYGEEALLAMDLAAAGHQLSYVSELVVRHFPEPAGRDTRARARRECRNRVLTALLRRPPAVAVRALAEAARSQPDALTDIARDLPWALRHRRRLPDAVESALRRLGQ; encoded by the coding sequence ATGTCAGTGATCAACAGGCCGGCGCCCGCCGCGGTCGAGACCGACGAGGTGACCGTGGTGGTCGCCACCCGCAACCGCCCGGACCGGCTGCGCGAGACGATTCCGCGGCACCGGGCGGCCACGATCGTGGTGGACAACGGTTCCGATCAGCCGCTGGCGGTGCCGGGCGCCGAGGTGGTCCGGCTCGGCGAGAACATCGGCGCGGCGGCGCGGAACGTCGGTGTGGAGCGGGCGGGCACGCCGTTCGTCGCGTTCGCCGACGACGACTCGTACTGGGAACCCGGGGCCCTGGCGCGGGCCGCCGAGATCCTGCGCGCCCATCCCCGGGCGGCGCTGCTCACCGCGCGGGTGCTGATCGGCCCGCAGGGCCGCCTCGACCCGATCTCGGCGGGCATGGCCGAGGCCCCGATCGGCGTGCCGCCCGGCGCCGCCGGGCCGTCGGTGCTGGGCTTCCTCTCCTGCGCGGTGGTGGTCCGGCGGGATGCCTTCCGCGCGGCCGGGGGTTTCCAGCCACGCCTTTTCGTGTACGGCGAGGAAGCCCTGCTCGCGATGGACCTGGCCGCCGCGGGGCACCAGCTGTCGTACGTCAGCGAGCTGGTCGTGCGCCACTTCCCCGAGCCGGCGGGCCGGGACACCCGTGCCCGTGCCCGCCGGGAGTGCCGCAACCGCGTCCTGACCGCGCTGCTGCGCCGCCCGCCGGCCGTGGCCGTGCGCGCTCTCGCCGAGGCGGCCCGCTCCCAGCCGGACGCCCTCACCGACATCGCCCGCGACCTGCCGTGGGCGCTACGGCACCGTCGCCGCCTGCCGGACGCGGTCGAATCCGCCCTGCGGCGCCTGGGGCAGTGA